taaaacataaaataattgacGAAAGACAATaatgatgaaataaataagttgttgtgcacttaattaattaactacCAAGTTGAATAATTCGTTCGTATGATGTGGATCAGAGTTCTTAATTCCTGGATAAACATTTCTGTATTGAACTTATCTTAAACGTACACCATTCTCGTAATAAGATACACTATAAAACTAGGTACCTAGTTAAGGTTTCATTCGCAACACCTTTTCGTTTTCATAGAGACATTTAGCAGTCACTGACAATGGCTACCAAGGTTTATATCATGTAAGACATTCTAAATCTCgtctttttttttgtcttactTTGATGGCTAAGTCGTGAGCAATACTCCAATTTCATGCCTTGTGTTCTTAGTTTTGTCCTTATTAATCACTTGTATTCTCCTTCTGCTTTATTTTTTCCATTCGAAATTAATGATCGATGCCATGgttatgttttcattttcaacatCGTGGATTTCTTATTTGTGGAGTTAATCTATTATATGCTTCTCTTTCCAGAACTTTGTCAAAGTATTAGATTTAGTATTTGGGAAGGGGTGGTGAATCTTCAGTAATAGCAGTTGCTTTAAGCTCTAGACTTTTCGATACTCCATGTCTTACATGTGAAGAATTTTCACCGTGGAATCAAAAGTCAACTATGAACGTTTACCTGGTCATTTTCTTATGGTATTTGAAAGAATCAAGGTTTTCGTATTGATGTAGAATAGCGATGCTGTTCTCCTTAAAATTTGGGAATTCTGCCCTTTCTGACCAGAACAGTATTGGAACGTGTTTCTTACTCTTGTTGCTGTTGAACTCGTGTGGAATCCAATCGAACCAAATTAAATCATAACGTAAATAGCATAATCCTGAAATCAAAGTTGTCTGAGCGTGAGAAGGAATCTTGCCTCTGAAATTTGAGGGGTTCAGTGTCAATTGGTGAATTCCAGCCTCCATTATCTCAAAAATGAATAAGCTGTGTAATGATTTCATGAAGGAACGGGTAAAGCCCCACCATTTTGACTATAGTAGAGAGTTTCtaaactaataaatttttataatgagtaTCGTAAGACCAGTAATAGTGTATCTATGCTGTTCCAGAAGTTATACTagttatcatataatttatttgtctaTGGCTGATCTGATTGGAatttgcattgcatgtttagtTATTATTCTACGTATGGACATGTTGAGAAGCTAGCCAGGGAGATAGAAAAAGGAGCTGCTTCTGTGGAGGGAGTTGAAGCAAAACTGTGGCAGGTTTGTAAGTAAACCTTTCTCAGCAGAGTATTGAAATATTGATGGCAATATCTTTAACATGATGTTTGAGTCTTTGTACCTAAACATACAGGTACCCGAAACATTGCCTGAAGAAGTACTTGTGAAGTTGGGAGCACCTCCAAAGAGTGATGTTCCGGTTATTACTCCCAACGAGCTTCCTGAGGCCGATGGCtttttgtttggttttcctACAAGATTTGGATCTATGGCTGCTCAATTTAAAGCATTTTTTGATGCAACTGGAGGCCTATGGCGGACACAGTCACTAGCAGGAAAGCCTGCAGGCTTCTTCTACAGCACTGCTTCTCAAGGAGGTGGTCAAGAAACTACCCCGTGAGTCACCGAATTGTTCTTTGATTTTGTATGTATCAGTGCTTATAAGTTAGTATATGAAAGTTTGATATCTATACAAGTGTTTTTTGATTGTATAAACAGGTTGACATCTATTACTCAACTAGTTCACCACGGACTGATTTATGTGCCGATTGGATACACATTTGGAGCTGGCATGTTTGAGTTGGAGAAGTTGAAAGGTGGGTCTCCATATGGTGCAGGAACTTATGCTGGGGATGGCTCAAGGCAGCCTAGTGAGTTAGAATTGGCTCAAGCTTTCCATCAGGGAAAGTATTTTGCAGGCATTGCTAAGAAGCTCAAGGGATCTCAATGACTCTGCAACCATTACCgttttctcaaataaaataatattttcaaatacaagTCTCAGAATAAATCAATACTTCATGTTCATCTTCAATATACTTCATGTTCATACTGTTGTATGTATCCTGTATCCCGTATTCTGGTTATATGAGTATCTTTCTCAGTTGATCCAATGACAGATAAAAACTACCAAGAAACTTCATTCCTCATGgtgtttaaattttgaagattttgtattttttttatatgtttgagaaaaatgaagatattAAACACCAAGACTATGCATAACGATCATTTttggatataaaaaaattgaaactttttaaatatgaaattactaTTGCTAATTccctaatatttattttaagatttataaataaaaatttttaggaatctattttttaaaattattatgtacTTTGTATAAACTAGTAGCAGAGTGAATTGACAAACATAAGAAAGTTATATGATAGTAGgaagaaaagaataatgaaacataaaaataaatttgctaatttttttaacaaatataatgCGTAACGGCAATAAAGTCTAACAAGTATTCTATTAAAGAAAGCAACACTACAAATAAGAAGATCCTCTTCTTTGGCAAGAATATCCCATTGAACAATGCAGCCGCTCtgagatttttaatttattaataattaagaaagtGTCACATTGGATTATTCTCTGTTGTTTCCaccaaattttcataatttgaaaGCTTTGAAATGATAGGTTCGAATAAAATTGATATGACGGGACAAAATTGGCCATATGATGGTCATACTTCGCAAATATATAATTCTATAAGAGATTTAAACGAAGATTACAAAtgtttctattatattatttggagtgaaaactaaaaataaataactgaaattagaaaattttaaatcactttATCATCTCTTCTTACCTTGAAGAAAGCTTTGCGCGCTTTAAAGCCCAGTATGTATTTTTTGCTGGGCAAGTTCGGAGTTTCTACCTGCACCTCCAAAGCTTTCTATCTGAACATCAATTTTCTTGCTAAAATTAGGTCACGGTGAAACTTTTCACTTTAAAAGTcgattttaacaaaattaaatttcgAAAACCAATTctatcttttaagttttaatttaattttttaattatttaattttttaaaataatagatttataattatagacaaaattattaatgaaatgaaaataaataaaacatatatattaaattcgaaataaaataaatttaaaaaaaaaatagataaaacatccaaaaaaatttaaaatctcacTGGATTTCGAAACGACGAAGATTcaatcagattttaaaatccaataaaaacTTAACTATTTGAAAATTCGTATcaatatacataaattaatttgatagaatatttatatataatttataaaagattgtattttgtttgtttagaaATGAATATTGAGAAGGTGATCCGATAAAGAGTTTTTAGTGTAAATTTGGCATACGATATTCGTAATTATTGTTGTGAGAAATTGGTATGCTTAAGTCAGAATGTGTACTTATGAGATGATTTTTGTCcttttgaaaaagagaagattTGAGTGTTAGTGGTGAGAATACTAAACGATGGAAGAATCAAAAAAGAAGGAgaactttttctgaagatggaATCAACAAGAACAACTTGCATTAGAAGATTGAAGAgccaaaacaacaaaagaaagatGTCTGAGAAGTCATAATACCAATgctttattaaatttcaatgaTATGCTTTCTGTCTTTTTCTTTCCTACTTTATCAAATTCCTTTATGTTTGTACTAAGTTACCACACACAccaatatttcatatatatatatatatcatctcCATATGCTTTAAGTATGctcaaatcaaaattataatacttcccattctatttttaattactaaacTCCTACTTTTTCATCATTACTCACTTCTCATACACCCATTCTTCACCTTTAAGTTTATTCTtcttctcattattttaattcttcttttgcCCTATCCTTATTATTATATCACCTTTTAAATACAtcattccttcttcttttttctccccCATATGTCAATTCTTTTAGAGGAATTAAACCAATTTATCACTCTCTAAAACCTTTAATTctccaatattaaaataacatacactacttttctttttaaatattacagGAAAAACACATATTCTACCCCTctccaaaaatatatattttatcactttatactaaaaagagagagagaataatGATAAGATGAtatactattatatttatttgtcacataatataaaaataaaatttttatatattttttaaaaaagtaaaaattaaaaaatatagtgtgaaataaatataaataatttatacgtGTCAcgttatatttttcttttcgaaAGGAAGCTCATGCTCAATACTTGGAATAAGGGTTGTTATCACAGTAATTCTATATAAATGGAATAAGACAAAAGAATGCACCTGAATAAAAGAGAACTCGCTtttgttgcttttttttttttttctctattcttCTACTACTCTCATATTTGTCTTTATTGTACGATTTCttgaatgtttaatttttttttaaaaaaaaactaaattattgaattttttttttgtttaaaatagaaaattttaaaaacatgtgaaaaaaaaaggataaaataaacatagcttaaacatttcaataatataacAAGTAATGAGATATCTATCATTTTTTCAGCTAGAATTGGAGAGAACTTAATCCTTAAATTtcttcatgaaaaaaaaattgtctacgCCTTCATAAGTTCTATTTTGTACcatatttataattgatataagaTTTAGAGAAACCTCTATGCTTCCTAGGAGTAAGCCTTTAAACCAGACAAATATATATTAGGGCTTTTAGGTTTTAGGTTATTTAATTTGGATTAAACCTAACCCAAATCCAAAAGTCAACTCATGAGAAAGAGTGAAATTAAGTCTTTATAAGCTTTATTTTTGTGCATGCCTATGATTGATGTGAAAATtgcaataaaatgaaataaataaaataaaatattttaattgtaaataaataaactaaaactaaaataaaaatattgattggtAAAATACTAACCAGgatttttagataaattaaacATACTAATTTAATGCACACaagttgttatttttgtttaatgcaGGGAATCCATGAAAAACCAGCCAGATAAACATAGAAATAAACGTTGCCCGGAAAATAGAGGGCTAAAATTCGCAAACATGTGTTTAATAATACCAATTACCAAAGCaaagatttaattttaattggaaACATTTAAGCAACTGTACCAAATAATGGTAAAGAAAAATTTCAGAACCTCACATTTGTAATCtgaatatttataataagaCATAAGCATTGTGATAGGGGGAAGATAAGAATTTATAAGGATGGAGCATAATGATTGAAAGACAAAGACAATGATTTGATTCGTGCTTGAAAAGCCATATGCCGCGTGCCCTCGCCTAActtattcataatttataattagcCACACTATTTGGATgagtagacaaaaataaataacccTAAAACGGGAAAGTAACAAGAAAAGCCACTATATGCATCATCACACTACCACCTTTAATCAAATAACCCAAAAACATTTAACATGAAAACGATCTCTTcgaataataaaactaatacaaCACCTCTTTAAAGATtcaatatatatagatatagatagatATACATCGATCAGCAGGAACAAAAGGCGTTTTAACTGGGTAGCCCCATCTGCTAAATTCAGGCATATAACAGTGACTCTAAGAACAGCAGCAACAAAAACTCTGTATAATCTAATGTGTCAAATGCCTCTGAATTTAGCACTTGTTCCTGCCACCCATCgactttaataattaaaacactaTTGCTAGCTAATCTATTATTCTCTTCCAGTACTCTCTAATCATTTACCAGCTACATCAGTCTGCTTTACGTGTCCTCTTTGAATCAACACTCACATTCCTTTTCTTTCCTtcccctttttctcttttcttatcttcacctttaattttctctttaacaatcgtgtcttcttcttcttcttcttctttcctttacTTTACActcataaatatttagtttttatatggTCACCATTTCTCCACTGCTCTCTACCTGCCAATCACTGCACCTCCGAATGTTGGCGTCCAGAAATCAACACTGCTCTCATTAGCCACCGGGAACGTGCTCGAAATCGGTACTAAACACAGCCCTCGGCTTCTCAGATCTTCTTTTCGCCCTTCTGACTCCTTCAGATTATCACAATCCTTCAAACACACCCatatacaaatatttcaaaatcctCAACAAAAATCTTTACATTCACTGCATGCATGGACCCATTCACTACATTTACTCACGTTGTGTACATAACATAAACGCTTCACCATTTTCATCTATTCATTATCTTAATCCattcaaaaatttattgattaatgatatttatttgcAGGTAATGTAGTTAGTGACAATATAATAGTGTTGAACCATCCAATAATGCATAAGATAAACCAGAATAGAATTATCAAATGCTTTATGTTTCAATACATCATTCACTACGGCGATTTTGACTGCAGTGAATCTAGATGTGCTAAGTGCATTTGTGTCGCTTGAAAcgtgagataaaataaaattattatcgTGTACCTGCTGGTGTTGAATGGGAGCTCCATTTTTAATATATGGAGTGCTCAACACCTGAAATTAAGAACGAAAACTATATTTAAACACTTATAAAGCCTTGTCGCTTAACTTTCCTTCTGAACAACTTACATATTATAAGCCAAGaaaatatgtgtgtgtgtgtgtgtataattagggttttctttaaaacaaagtaaGAACAATGGAAACATACACTGACTTGGTCATGAAGGAACTTGATGTACTCGATGGCTTCGTGAAGAACGGATGCTGTGTCCGTCTATTAAAATCAATAAGAGTATAATATCCGGTTAGTTTTTACCCTTCAGAGTCTAAAAAGGTAAAGGTTCAAATTCTACCATATCATTGACAAAGCTGCTgtgaagggaaaaaaaaaaggcgAAACTAAGAACATACATAAATTTACCTTTCCAAAAGGTGAAACCAATTGCTGAAGAGCAGTGATGCGGTCCCCTAGCTTTTCCTTCCTTACCTGTCCATATATGCATATCAGCTTGATCAATTCtaaatagttatatattattatgaagGTTTAGCAGTCTCGCACATATAtagaataaaatgaagaaaaagcaaaaacTCATGAtactaaatgaaaaataaacatataacacTACAGTACCTTAAAAGTTGGTAATGGAGATGGAGTCTCAATTCTTTGCCTCTTGAATGCAGGCTCAGAAGAATTTTTCTTCGCAGATGAGATTGCGTCTGGTGATTCTTCTCTCTTGAGCTGCAGTTTAACCGATATTATCACTTTTAAcccacaaaaaaataaaaaataaaaacctagaGCTAGCTAGCCAGCAGTggatatatttacaaatttggaaagcgttaattaattaataaccttgtttaATAGATTATTGGAGCTGTTGGATTTCTCTTCAAATTTTGGCGTTTGATATTGCGCCTGTGAGGAAGCAAAAACACCTGCTCTTATGTCATGAAGTGCTTCGGCCGAACCATTCCAGAAAGAAGTGTTGTTGGAAAAGTGCAACCCACTAAGCTGCTGTTTTGGCGTTGAGGGCTTGAGAAGTGAAGAGATTTTGGCCCAAGTTGGTGACAGTTCATTGGAACATGTCCCATAGTTTGCGGTAGATGAAGAATAGGACATGGGGGGGTTGGTGAAAAGTGAGTTCTGTGGCTGTGGTTGAGGCTCAGGGTCGTATAAGCCTTGTATCAAGGTTGAAGGGTAACTATAGGAGGCTGAAACAACTGGAAAACCACCAGATAATGATCCGGTGCTCGTAACAACGGAATTCAGACTCTGCTGATCCAAGGAAAATTCTTGGTTCATTGACTTGAAAGCATCAACGGTGGAACCTTGGCCACCAGAAGATGAGAAATTCTTTGGTAGATCGCCATCCATGCCTGTTTCTCCTTGAAGCACAGAATGAAAATCGCTCCCTCTGcagagaaagaaattaaaaaaagataaggaTATGCTTGATAAGAGGAAGTTCctttttcaaaagaaacaacaagaaaaagctaaagaaaaacaacttttgcTTCCTTGGTGGAAGTTTTGGACCGTACTAATAGCaacatatatttgttttggtAGATACCCTATTATGTAAACTTACAATAAAGATTGATTCCAATTcgatgaagttgaagatgacaTGCCAAAACCTATCATTTGTAAGGTGGAATCGGTGAGGATGCTTCCAGTTCCACCAGCCGAGTCCCTCTGCTGGGGCTTCTCAACATCAAGAAAACTCAGAGAATTATCAGaagaaataaagttattaaTGTCCTCAGCGCAAGACCTAGTTCCCTTCAAATCCACGAAATCAGTGCTTTGCCAAGTACTGTAGTTTCCTGCATCAGCTGCTGCCACGGAACATGTTGATGAGATAAGAGGGAACACACTTCTTGTTGAATTAATATTCCACCAACTTTCACCACAAATAGCAGCTTGAAACTCCTCAGCCATGGCAAGACTTACGCTATACGTGTTTATCTGCTGAATCTGTGTCCTTAAGAATTTGCAGATTTGCCTGTATCTTTGAGATCTTCTAACACGGTCACACACTACTCAGAAGCTTATTGGTATATATGAAAGGTGTGGGAGCTTGCGACATTTTATATAAGGAACGGTTGAAAGGGTACGGCTAAGGAGATTACCGGAACGCGGTTGACATTACAAGGGATGATTtgacaaatgaaaaaaagagaaatagagaATTTTGAATCCAATTCTAAttctcttttacaaaatataattaattggtGTTTGTTTATTTGTCCTGGATTTGTTTCTCTCTgtcttactttttctttaaaaaaatgtgtaacaattataattaatacattACTTGTGTTGTGTTCCTTATGTGTAAAGTTTCGTGAGTATGATGGTATTGACTATGGATGAATAAGATCATGTGGTTCAAATTCCCTGATTTCTAAACTGTGGTTCAAAAcgtcattttatattttattttgtaatggaactgagttttaaatttttaactagGATATCAAATCTAAGTGTTGTCAAGGAAAATTTTCATCAACAACTGGTTCCATACGTTTTAGAAAATCAGATTGagtaaaatcaaaacactataaaatttacagaaaattaaaaactaataatttatcaaataataaagtaattaagtAGATATTTATCAATCATACAGGGATTTATCGATTTTTTACTTTGAGTCCTCCGTTTTTGTCTCAGAAGTTGTGGTATGTGATacacaattataataattcaaaagGTTGAGGACCATCTATTGGTCCAGATGTTTATCATGGAAGACATTGTAGTACCACAATAGCAaggtgaataaaaaaaaacctagtAGGTGAGAAAATTCactaatattttgaattttaaaatgaacattGGGTGGGCATGATGGTGTAAGAAGGCGCGTGTACGTCACGCGGGTTGGTGAAACGAAAACACAAGAATGTAACTAATGCTTGACCTAACATAACTGTAGCAGGGACCAGATTCTATGTCAACAATGGCAGTGTTCCCTTAGATATTAGCTGAGGTACACAATATTCCACGCAGAATGAAAACATATTTGGCTTAAGGTAGTTAATACATATTAGTTTAGATAGTTTCAACTGCTGCAGAATACTTGTGTTTGATGTCAAATACTtgttaaatgaagaaaatagatAACCCATACGTAATTAAATCAATGTCAACCCCTACTCTCTTTGGCGTTCAGCTTTTGTTCTATGTCTTTCAGATTAGATTGTCATACATAATCTCATCATCTTGACTTACACCTTAgcgtatattttatttacacaaTTATTTCGATTAGGTAAATTAACAAATCGTACAATATCTCTTCTTTTAATGTAACATCATTGTTTTATCATGACACCAAAAAagctttatttcatttttaagacttttagatatatttttcattcttatatAAAGTTAACAATTTTCGATTTAACTCTTTCAATACATCTTTGGTTTTCATTtctaaaaacattaattaattacttatatatttagtaaaacattaaattaccATTTTAGGTGACATCAATTACattttatagtataatattaaCATTTAGTGAGTccaaaacatgtttaaattccTAAAAGAATAAATGTacttatttatcttaaaatagACTTTGTGAACAAACAATGGTATTTTGCGATTGCAGTACACAGTGCGATTTATATATTGccatttttctttataactttatatatcAGCTGCTATAATCTTCGATTGTAAACAGTTTATtcgagttttttatttttaattcactgGCATACATTTAATTACGATTTGGTatctaatattaatttgattcattTCATTCTTATTAGTTGATACCTTAATATGATGATCCCAATGTATACATTGCAGTttgcatttatttaaaaagcttCCCAGGCTCAATTTGTGATTGATGACATTATGTTTTCTATCATTATGTATAGCataattcttataattttctttattttgagtCAACTTGTACCCTATATTTCTGTTTATGTACTTTTGTGTAAGTGagtatgttttattaaatttacattgtttctagcttttatttatttaagttgaaTTGAAGGTGAAATGCTTAAATTCATGGTAACAGCACACAAAGggaaacaattaaaaaaaaaaaagtgaatgttTGAAAGGGTaagtaaaattgattaaatcGACAAAGTATttctaatatttcttttgaaagaaaaaaagttggttaataaaaagtaaatgaagTAAGTTTaagtctttttttcttttacttaataagtaatttaaaagTTGAATTGAACAAATTTCACTGTCTTTGCATATAATATCAAAGCTAATAACATAGTATCagaattattaaaaacttattttggtACAAGATTAATTGAGTTTCTATCTAATCTTCATTTTTTACGCCCATGTCCTTCATAAAAGCGcgttgaaaattttaaatcaatgagaaattcttttacaattttaaataagtaatttatttttatattttttatattttacactacatttatttatttattttgtaatttcataacatgaaaaatatcattttaagtCAAGAAATACTAAGAGGTAAACTCAtatatgttttgatattttactaaaataatacgGTTAAACTTATTTGtcttttacttccaaattttgtgttctttgtgcttcttttatctttaattaactTCATATGTATTGcatcacacacacatacatatatactattaaaaaatctagttatatttttgtcttcctattttaaataaagttactAAAGATTTTTGGTAAtgttttttattggaaaaatgaaagtaaatacaataaataaataaagaaatgatCCGATTTAATCTAAGGTCTTAATTGagtataatattaaattcaattagatgttatatttaaatttacttaaatccAATCCAACAATGATGTTTTTGCCTTTTGCATCTCTAAACATTACTTGAAAAGGAATCACAACTCATGAAAACATACGAACATCATAACTTATGGAAATCATATTGGATTAGAAAAaacaagttataattattttattctgcccaatttaaataaaccaaaatttctgaaaaatttGTCGTAGAATTTGACACAATGATGTATTAACATTCTCTTGGTCGCTATAAGATATATGGGCCCTGAACAAATAAAGAAACGAACAGATATATAACTTATTTGTTAAGCATAGTAATTATATCTTATCAATTGATAATTAAGATTTGCTATCATTTAAGTGGTTAGGAGAAAAAGCAAAGATATATACATTCTATTGAAAATGAAGTAAACGATTTATATTTCGACTtctgtatttaattatttgtataaagaAACAGAACATGTATTAATAACCCTTCCCacaaatagatatttttttatgttatttatgagAGAAAACGTATTGACTAAAAATAGCAATTAATTAGTGCAAATTAAAGTCAGATCGGAGTAATTCTTAGCAGCTATGATTACAACAAAATTGTCaacacaatataatatatatttggaaagaagaaggaagagaattTTCTTAGAGAAAAAGTCCAAGTTGATGATTCGGGCAGTAACAGAAGTTAGGTCAGATCCATAGTAAGTTTGTGTGTCCTTTGAAATTGAGAGGAAATTGACTTAAAGGAAACTTGTTGATCTTTGAAAGTTTACTTTGACATAACATAGATGTTTTTGTTTAAGATGGCTAATCtcagtttaaatattaaattttagaatttaaatttgtcAGGGAGTGACTTGCGGAATTTATTGGGTTTACGTACTAATCATGCAATATATATTCTTGAATCGAATCGTATGTGTTATGGACCACTGCCTAATATTTAGTACGTCTTCATTAGCTTCAAAGCTTCAAACATCTGCCAAATCATCTCATATTTGGACtctcatttttcttaaaatttaatttttatgcatatTGTCTTTGACTATACAAAACACCCACTATGTAATTAGTATAGAATAAttctattgtttatttaaagtaataaataatttttatttaaaacacgTTAAATAAGCAACTTGTTTGAATAGGTGGGCTTAATGTTTAAAACTTGTTAGAGTCTAACCACCATATACATGTACGCTAATAAAGATTagggaaaaaaacaaaaaggaacaTAAGAAATTAAgcgaaaatatttattaataaatttgagtGGGCAAAGTATTCTTGAAATGGCGAAAGTTGACGTCATGCTTATGACCTGGTTGTCATTTAAGGCGGCAAGAGTCAACAACGGTCCCACCAAGCATGCGCGCGTGCAACAAGCACGTGGGGCCTCTTCTTACCACATGAGTCAAACCCTCAAAGCTTTGACTCTTAACTCTTCACacacttacccgtttatattgcattctatttattttatttacatttttctcaaacataatattattaaagatgCTTTGTTGTAGTGAATTAGGCCACTTAACCAGGTGCCACAACTACTTCagttttgtttcaatattttttagaaatataaaaaaaaatattaatcaatacATAAGAAATAGTTCcagttaaaatgaaaaatataatttttctctcatccatTACGTCACTctaacaataaatttttatttattgattttttttaatccatatCTAAGGACATTAGTTAACGAAACtcttaaaatgataaaaaaaaattaagaaattaaatttagagagaaaaataaattaaaataaataatctcaACTTCTTAATATAATCTAACTCTATCTTATAGATAATTTATGcacaatatttcattaaaaaagtcATGTTCTTCTAGATCTTTTAATCAAGAGCacataattttgaatataagtTTCTGGGTCGTGTTGAAATTACATCGCTTATGactattatttgtataattaaaaatatatgaatacaGGAGAGAGAAAACGCGtgagataaaattataagaGGGAcaggaacaattttttttttaaaaaaagtaaaatatatagtaaaaaaaaagtgttacaaaaacatataataaaaacaatataactaaatatattaacACTATTAttagctaaaaaaatatatttaggt
Above is a genomic segment from Vigna radiata var. radiata cultivar VC1973A chromosome 10, Vradiata_ver6, whole genome shotgun sequence containing:
- the LOC106775056 gene encoding probable NAD(P)H dehydrogenase (quinone) FQR1-like 1, yielding MATKVYIIYYSTYGHVEKLAREIEKGAASVEGVEAKLWQVPETLPEEVLVKLGAPPKSDVPVITPNELPEADGFLFGFPTRFGSMAAQFKAFFDATGGLWRTQSLAGKPAGFFYSTASQGGGQETTPLTSITQLVHHGLIYVPIGYTFGAGMFELEKLKGGSPYGAGTYAGDGSRQPSELELAQAFHQGKYFAGIAKKLKGSQ
- the LOC106774522 gene encoding transcription factor bHLH112 isoform X1; its protein translation is MAEEFQAAICGESWWNINSTRSVFPLISSTCSVAAADAGNYSTWQSTDFVDLKGTRSCAEDINNFISSDNSLSFLDVEKPQQRDSAGGTGSILTDSTLQMIGFGMSSSTSSNWNQSLLGSDFHSVLQGETGMDGDLPKNFSSSGGQGSTVDAFKSMNQEFSLDQQSLNSVVTSTGSLSGGFPVVSASYSYPSTLIQGLYDPEPQPQPQNSLFTNPPMSYSSSTANYGTCSNELSPTWAKISSLLKPSTPKQQLSGLHFSNNTSFWNGSAEALHDIRAGVFASSQAQYQTPKFEEKSNSSNNLLNKLKREESPDAISSAKKNSSEPAFKRQRIETPSPLPTFKVRKEKLGDRITALQQLVSPFGKTDTASVLHEAIEYIKFLHDQVSVLSTPYIKNGAPIQHQQDCDNLKESEGRKEDLRSRGLCLVPISSTFPVANESSVDFWTPTFGGAVIGR
- the LOC106774522 gene encoding transcription factor bHLH112 isoform X2, with the translated sequence MAEEFQAAICGESWWNINSTRSVFPLISSTCSVAAADAGNYSTWQSTDFVDLKGTRSCAEDINNFISSDNSLSFLDVEKPQQRDSAGGTGSILTDSTLQMIGFGMSSSTSSNWNQSLLGSDFHSVLQGETGMDGDLPKNFSSSGGQGSTVDAFKSMNQEFSLDQQSLNSVVTSTGSLSGGFPVVSASYSYPSTLIQGLYDPEPQPQPQNSLFTNPPMSYSSSTANYGTCSNELSPTWAKISSLLKPSTPKQQLSGLHFSNNTSFWNGSAEALHDIRAGVFASSQAQYQTPKFEEKSNSSNNLLNKLKREESPDAISSAKKNSSEPAFKRQRIETPSPLPTFKVRKEKLGDRITALQQLVSPFGKTDTASVLHEAIEYIKFLHDQVLSTPYIKNGAPIQHQQDCDNLKESEGRKEDLRSRGLCLVPISSTFPVANESSVDFWTPTFGGAVIGR